CGAGCCGCGCGCCAGCgtgcagcagagagaggagtggggcgCATGATGAGGAATCGGCACAAaaagcggctgcgctgccagaCGGTgtgaacacacacacatatatgcCGGCATGCGAGagcgcacacctgcacgcgCATGGCCCAGCCccaccacgcgcagcagcaacgcgcgcggcgtgcagcacaccctacccttcctctccaggaggacgatgggggcggcagtggcggtgttgggttgaacgcgtcggacaagggaggcaagcaaggtaaccagcacgcacgcgcgcacgaaggcgtgccacaaagcaaacagaggagaagcgagagaagagagaaaggcgcacgcacgccgtccgccctgctaggcgaggacagcaagcgAGCGGTCCGCGAGGACATCGTAGCGTGAGACCTTCggcggtgttgttggcgcatgcacacatatgTACGCAGCCATATAGAgagatgtgtgcatgtgcactcGTCGTTTTGCTTTTGTTTAGGGGTGCTGatccgcacgtctctccgaatcagcgaggcacgcaccggcttcccaccgcctccataccaccgcgcacaggccgacacatgcgcgcgtgcagcagcagcgcgcccctacgccctgtggcacggcggccacatccgcgtcgtcgacgacgagccgtcctgccgctgcaccgggcccATGCGTCCAGGGGGctcgcaccgccccctccccgttccgccccctcgcagacgtgcctgcgccatcgccgcacgccgtgctcccagcggggccgccctcagcgtcgcgcgccagggcgcaggcggtggcggtggtacatgccgcacgagcccGGGGAGAATGCTGCCCAGCCACAGGTCAGGGTCATGTGAGACCCCGCAGTctacctgcacgccgtgcttctctccctccgtcgcgccaggcccgctgcaccccgtcatACGGCGTGGGGACTCCACACAGTGGAGCCTGGAGGACTGAGTGGGGTGCGCAAGCAACAAAGCCATCGAAACAAatcgcgcaagagagaggcgcggagacacagccacacagggggcgcagacgcagacatacgcgagccagacgccagaggagcgagcaggaaagcagccgcgcctcggctccgctccgcctgcagcccccctgtccgcggcgccgcgtgtgtgtgcatgtgtgcctgtgtgcgtgcgctctgaggcacggcggccgcccttcgctgcgccgtcgccaccgtcagccgccgcctccgccagcacgcacgcgcacgccacgcctccctcggcgccgagaagagaacagcaagcataagtgagctcgaaagagaagaacgtcaagtaaggcgagagcgcggggcggcaaccgccaacaaagcaccagcaccgagaCAGCGCTCCGCACGtgtcggcgcgccagcagcacgcaagagccgcagccgcagcagaagggCGCGGTCGCGGTCGCGGGAGCCGCTCACggaagacggcggaggagggtcacaggggcgcatgcgccagcgcacacgcacacgccgtgtcggcgcgcagggtgtgcgctgcccactctgcgcagcgcaggtcgccgcgccggcgagcacacacgaaggagagagcgcagccgtcagcaccgacaccgggcgctcccccctgcgcgccgcgccgccaccaacagcccagcagccatgcgccggcaccacagcagcgcttcggggaagaggaaggggaaggggagacgcacagggCCACACTAGccaagacacgcacgcgcacaccgagagcgatgggccggccaagggcacacacgggaacccgcagcttccgcacgctcctcctcgctcacaccagctcctcctcgagtgcGGCTTCGTGGaggtgcagtgctgctgtcgagctcgccctccgctccctGTGGCTTCTTCACTCCTATTCTTGCTCTGTGTATTCCTTCGAGTTCACACTCTCAACTGATTCCCTCACCTGTGACGGTATCAGCAGGAAGATGATGTTGATGATATCCAGTATCCAGGCCACCACCAGGAGAATGAGCCCGACGCCAAGGGTGCCGCGATCCTTCAGCCTGGAGCACTGTGGGCCATCGACCTTGTTGTACGTCACCACCATGGCcacccacacaacgcacaaggTGCCAGCGCCAACCacgttcagcgccaggcagaccacgcggaggaaagagcagcagaacAGCAAAGTAAGGCCTGCAGTAAACGCCGCCAAGTACacggcgatggagatgatGACGAACGCCTGTGCAACGCGGAAACGCGAGACACGGGAGGGGCAAGTCCCATATAGCATCTCGATGTAGAGTAAGTAGTCACTGGACCTGCACGTATAAGGACTACCCCACAGGGTGATGCAAATGGGATCGCCATTTGGAACCATCACGCGAAACATCTCGATCGGCGTtcccaccagcagcaagaggagcgccgccaacTGGATGATCACGTACAGAATGAGGGGGACACTGTACGCCATGGCCGCAAGcggacgagagcgagaggctgagaagggcagcgccgaggcagacgggggaggcaacagcagagggggtagtggggggatgagatggcgcagcacagcggacgaggagggcaggtgggacagcgggagagagcagaggtgcggcgacgcgatgtccttctggctgcggcgtgtgcgcgcacgcgttgtcgtttggcgtccggtggcgtgcgtgcgtgttgtgagaggcggaagagggatgggcggcgtgggcagcagtgaaacagggcgagaagagagatggagaaggaggcagtggccgggAGGCAGGCAAgtgacgctgcgaggcgtgcagcacaccctacccttcctctccaggaggacgatgggggcggcagtggcggtgttgggttgaacgcgtcggacaagggaggcaagcaaggtaacgagcacgcacgcgcgcacgaaggcgtgccacaaagcaaacagaggagaagcgagagaagagagaaaggcgcacgcacgccgtccgccctgccaggcgaggacagcaagcgAGCGGTCCGCGAGGACATCGTAACGTGAGACCTTCggcggtgttgttggcgcatgcacacatatgTACGCAGCCATATAGAgagatgtgtgcatgtgcactcGTCGTTTTGCTTTTGTTTAGGGGTGCTGatccgcacgtctctccgaatcagcgaggcacgcaccggcttcccaccgcctccataccaccgcgcacaggccgacacatgcgcgcgtgcagcagcagcgcgcccctacgccctgtggcacggcggccacatccgcgtcgtcgactacgagccgtcctgccgctgcaccgggtcCATGCGTCCAGGGGGctcgcaccgccccctcccagttccgccccctcgcagacgtgcctgcgccatcgccgcacgccgtgcttccAGCGGGGACGCCCTCAGCGTCGTGCGCCAGGGCGcagggggtggcggtggtacatgccgcacgagcccGGGGAGAATGCNNNNNNNNNNNNNNNNNNNNNNNNNNNNNNNNNNNNNNNNNNNNNNNNNNNNNNNNNNNNNNNNNNNNNNNNNNNNNNNNNNNNNNNNNNNNNNNNNNNNTCCGACAATTTGCTCACGAGGCGTCCGAGAGCCACGGGCCCGTCGTCGAAAACGCTGGCCGGGTGCGTCGGACCCACACCAGCCAAGAGCCCTTCCAGACTATTCCACCGCTTTCTCGGTGACGGCAGAGGGCCAGGCGTGCNCCCCTCACACTCACGCCAGTGACCGCCGTGCGACAACACACAGaccacgccgccgcatccgccacTCGCCGCCGGCAACCGGCAGCCGAACAAAGAGACTCTAGACAatgcagccgcacccgcacggTTTCTGCCGCCAAATCCGCACAGACAATTGCCGGCGAAGCCTCGCCGCATGGCCCTTCACAAGGGGTACAAGTGTGAGCGCCTCgtgttggcgtgtgcgtgtctgcgctgCTCACGGCTGGGCGGCTCCAATGCACCACCGTGCTTCGAGAACCACTCACCAGCCGCGTGCCAGCgtgcagcagagagaggagtggggcgCATGATGAGGCATCGGCACAGaaagcggctgcgctgccagacggcgcgcacacgcacggacatgcacacacacacacatatatatctATGCCGGCATGCGAGagcgcacacctgcacgcgcatggcgcagccccaccacgcgcagcagcaacgcgcgcggcgtgcgacacaccctacccttcctctccaggaggacgacgggggcggcagtggcggtgctgggtTGAGCGCGTCGGACAAGGGAGGCAAGCATGGTAACCAGCacgcacgaaggcgtgccacaaagcaaatagaggagaagggagagaagagagaaaggggcacgcacgccgtccgccctgccaggcgaggacagcaagcgAGCGGTCCGCGAGGACATCGTAACGTTAGACGCTCGGCAGTGTGGTTGGCACACAAAAACAGAGATAGAGATAAATCGATGCACTTTCCGTTCACGTGCGTCGATGCGCTTGTCGGTGGTTACTAACAACATCTGCACCTgcttcccaccgcctccattccaccgcgcacaggccgacacatgcgcgcgtgcagcagcagtgcgcccctacgccctgtggcacggcggccacatctgcgtcgtcgaggacgagccgtccctgccgctgcaccgggccATGCGTCCAGCGGGGCCGCCCTCAGCGTCGCGCTCCAGGGTGCAGACGGTGGCCTCTGTCGGTGAGCAGGGGGtagcaggcggtggcggtggtacatGCCGCACGGGCCCAGGGAGAATGCTGCCCAGCCACAGGTCAGGGCCATGTGAGACCCCGCAGTctacctgcacgccgtgcttctccccctccgtcgcgccaggcccgctgcaccccgtcatACGGCGTGGGGACTCCACACAGTGGAGCCTGGAGAACTGAGTGGGGTGCGCAAGCAGCAAAGCCATCGAAACAAatcgcgcaagagagaggcgcggagacacagccacacagggggcgcagacgcagacagatgcgagccagacgccagaggagcgagcaggaaagcagccgcgcctcggctccgctccgcctgcagcccccTGTCCGCAGggccgcgcgtgtgtgcatgtgtgcctgggtgcgtgcgctctgaggcacggcggccgcccttcgctgcgccgtcgccaccgtcagccgcctccgcctcctccagcacgcacgcgcacgccacgcctccctctgcgccgagaagagaacagcaagcataagtgagctcgaaagagaagaacgtcaagtaaggcgagagcgcggggcggcaaccgccaacaaagcaccagcaccgagacagcgctccgcacgcgtcggcgcgccagcagcacgcaagagccgcagccgcagcagacgggcgcggtcgcggtggcgatggccgCTCACggaagacggcggaggagggtcacagttgcgcatgcgccagcgcacacgcacacgccgtgtcggcgcgcagggtgtgcgctgcccactctGCACAGCGCaggtcgccgcgccggcgagcacaaacgcaggagagagcgcagtcgtcaacaccgacaccgggcgctcccccctgcgcgccgcgccgccaccaacaacccagcagccatgcgccggcaccacaaCAGCgcttcgggggagggggaggggaaggggagacgcacgcgcgcaccgagAGCGATTGgccggccaagggcacacacgggaacccgcagcttccgcaccctcctcctcactcaCACGAGCCCCTCCacgacgacgccggtgcgcacGAGGTTGGTGCTATCAAGCTCGACATCCGctccctctgctctcccCTGCTCTCCCCATGCTACTCTTCCGCTGCCGGTTGCTTGGTGTGCTTATCCTCGTCACTCTCCGTAACCGTgcacgggagcagcaggatcACCGTGTTGATGATATCCAGTATCCACGCAATCACAAAGAGAACAAAGCCGGCACCATATGTGCCGTCATCTTTAATGGCGGAGCAGAGACCGTCTTTCTTCTTGTACGACACCGCCATGGCCGCCCACACAATGCACACCGACACTATGCCAACCacgttcagcgccaggcacaCCCAGCGAATGAAAGAGTAGCCGTACAGGATTGCAAAACTGGCGACGAACGCCCCGCCGTATACCAGAATCGAAATGAAGGCACATCCCTGAGCAGCGCGAAAACGATTACGTCGGTTGATACAGTCACGCCATATAGTTTCAACAAAATAACTGTACCCGAGCGATGTGCATGACACCTTGCGGCCCCAGAGCGTGATGCAAACGGTATTGCCCGGTGGACCTCCCACGCGGAACATCTCGATGGGCGTGGCCACAAGCACGAAAAAGAACGCGATGAACTGCAGGATCACGtacacgaggaggagaacacTGTAGGTCATGGGCGCATTCAGACACCACCGAGACGATGGGTCCTGGAACAGAGCCATTGACGAATAACACGACcgcaggagggagagtggggatcagatggcgcagcacagcggacgaggagggaagaggcacgGGGGGAAGGCAGATgggagagcgggagagagcggaggtgcggcgacgcgatgaccttgtggctgcggcgtgtgcgcgcacgcgttgtcgtttggcgtccggtggcgtgcgtgtgtgttgtgagaggcggaagagggatgggcggcgtgggcagcagtgaaacagggcgagaagagaaatcgagagagcggcggagggggaggggaggcagtgATGGGGAGACAGGCAAGCGACGCTGCGAGGCCCCTAAGGGGGAGCACAGGGGCAGGGGTGCCGCCGGCATTCTGTGAGACGCGCACttcacacatacacacacagatacacacacaggcccGACAGGGCACCTGGTGTACCAGCCTTTCAgcatcgcggtgcagcaagggagacgacgcacggcgccggcgtgtcCGTGCCCACCCAGCACGGCACGggcacagcggtgcgccctccccctttctcaaCGACAAAGGGGACGCAGTGGcgttgcggctgtgctgccgcgTTCCtgccaggcacacacacgccacgcacgccgcgcacctgAGAGTCACCTCGCGGCACGGGAGGTTCTCCACCAGCCACCAGGCAATGTCGCTCGCCGTCCGCACGCCGTCGGGGCGGGCGCCGGCTCGCGCCGTCCGGTGTGGGACGCGAGACGACGACCCAGCCGGCCGGGTGGGCTcgtgaggcgcaggtgccggaAGCATCAccagagcagcaccaacTACACCATCCGGTCATGCGGAGTCCACCGCgggagtggggtggcgggTCGCCACGCCGTATGTGACGGCATGCAGCGGCTCGACGCGGActgaggggagagaagcgcggcacgcaggcagacacggCAGGGTCTCACAGCGTCCGCTTGCGGTATgacccggtgcagcggcaggacggctcgtcctcgaccacgcggatgtggccgccgtgccacagggcgtaggggcgcactgctgctgcacgcgcgcatcggTCGCCGTGTCGCGTGGTGGACTCGGCACGCTCAACACAAAAGGCAATCGAGCGCCGGCGGACCGCGTGACGCCGCTGACAGCCGCCTCGaggcgcgtgcacggcgcccGGCCCTCCAGGCGATGGACTCGCGCCTAGCAcgcctgcaccccctccacctccgcagcaTCAGAGCCGCACCACCCGCAATCAGCGTCTCCGCATGCGCAGTTCAtcgtccgccttctccggAGCCTTCGAAGCACATGGGGTGCCATCGCTAGCCGGTCTCACCGCTCGTCAGCTCCGACAACCGCAGGCCGCGCGAGCCCCATGAGCGCATGAGCGCCACATGCACAGCTGCGTTGCCGACACCAGCGAAGTCGCAGCCCAACGCaagcggcgccaccgtctccacCGTCGAGACAACAGCTGCAGACAGACCACACCGGTACGGCACGCCTCCTACGGCGTGAGAGAGGCATCGAATGGAGTGGGGCCAATGGGACCCGGTATGACGGACTCGGGCGTACCCACATTCGTGCACGGCGACTGGCGCACCCACCGGCTCGCCTAGGACGCAGAGGCCGAGACAGCCGCGAGAGGGAGTGCCCGAGAGCTGGGCATCAGCAGTTCCACCCCATGGCGCGCCTTCACCATGAGGTGGACAAGTAGAAGATTGTCGCGTCGAGCTGCCGTCAGTAAAAGGGCTACTTACGGTGTTTTGCCAACGCGGTGAAGGATTTATCGGAGGCACTGTCGTGGGGATGCGTTTAGAGTGGCGATTGCTGATAGGTAAGAGACCGAAAAGAGGAACTATGCCAGCTGTGTGGCGGCATGCACTTCCTTGATGAACGAGAAAATGTCGAAAAACCGTTGGCTTGATAAGCCGACTGTCCGgtcaacaacaacaaaaaaaagaaagcccCGGGTTCCTCTGCCTTCATGTGGCCAACGCTCCTCTCGTCATTACTGGGCTACTGGAGTGGCAGGGTACAATTCGAGCACGTtatccgcgtcgtcgttgatctgctgctgccgcaaAAACTGCTGAAAAGCCGCCTCGTCGTGCACCACTAGCTTGCCGTCTGTCTTCGTGCTGCACTCGGCAAGCACGAGGGGCAACTCTCCCTTTTCAAGCTTCACAAAGACATTGTTGTTAAAGAGGGTTGTCTCGTCCACCATGCGAACGTAATCCATAAAGTTCTCCGCGAAGAGCTTGAAGGAGCGTAGCTGCATCGAGATTGGGACACCGCGGTTGGTTTGGAACTTGCGCAGAAATCCGCGTGGAACGGCAGTCTCCACCTCTACGGTGATACCGAGGAAAATAATTTTGTACGGCATCGGGAGGGCGGGTTGGCGATTCTTTTCGGCCATGAAGTACTTTTCCATCTGGGTCTCCTTGTCGTAGCCTGGACCTTGTTTGAAGAGTGTGAGGTGGGCATCACGCACCATGGCGACAACCTGCTGCACAAACGGCTTCCACATCATGGTGCCGTCGAGAACGATGCTGCGGCCTTGGTTGATCGCCTTCACAAGGAGGTTCTCGGCAGCAcgtgtgctgtgcgtgtgcgcctccgacgacGACATCTCACACTCTAGCGGCAGCTTGAACTCATCGGCGTTCACAATAACGCTCTGCTCTTTATGACTTTCCCACCAGCTGCTCTTGGCAAGAGCCGCCACGGCTGTCGTCTTGCCTGCGGccatgccgccgccaagaAAAATGAAAAGAGGTTCatccggctgctgctgagatGGCGCCGACgggagaggtgtgtgtgtgctacCATTTCCGCCGCTCCCGGTAGCACTAAAGTCGTCCTTGACGCCTTGCAAGCGTCGAAGCGTCACGACTGCCGAGTGCAGCTCGCGGTAACGCTTGAACTTCTCCTCGTGACGAATTGTTTTGATGCACGTGAAGAATTCCTTCATCTTCCGCAGTCGTGGGACACTTGCTCCGCGAGAGCTGATCCACTCTACAAGAGCAGGAACCGTCTGCACGCCATCTAAGGGATAGATGACGTGGTCACCGCCGTCCAAGATGCCCTCAAGAGAGTAACGCTCCACCCCTCCGCTGTCCTCTGCGAGCGGCTGCACCCTATCCTCCACACTGCCGCCGTGAATGCTGGAATTCACCctggtactgctgctgccgctgctgaactgcggcggcgtggccaCCAACTCGCTTCGAGCGCTTTTCTCCACGGAGGTACTGAAGAGGATCTCCGTCGGCGttcgcggtgccgctgcggtccATTTGTCAGTCGATTGCACAAGTAGCGAGGGTGCTTCTGACCGACTGTTCGGTGTCGCGCTCGTATGTCTCTCCGACGCGGCGTCGAGGTCGCCGACGATCTTGTACCCGTCACCTCGGCCCCGTCTAGGTGGGCTGGGGCGCAAGTCCATACTAGTGTTTTTTGGCAATGTCGCAACTTCTTCACTGCCTGCCGTTGCAGTCGTCCCTTCTggtgtgttgctgctgcaaccGTTTGTGCACCGCGAAGTCTCTTCTTCGTTGTCAGGCGGGGCCGGGGGCCCTGCATCAACAACGCGAGAATGCCCGTAGCGATACGGCGCCAATCGCGTCTGTGTGAAATGCGCTGAAGTCTTGGCAAGGACCTTTGGTGCCAACGAAGTCAACAACGGTGTTGCGTCGTCTGTGCAAGTGTGCGCACCGGCGTTCGGATCCTGGTGGCCGTGTTTTTGGTGTAAAATGGGAGGCGTGTACACGATGGTTGGGAACCAGCTGACCCTGTACAGGCTTGACAGCTCTGGCTCCGCTACGGCATAGACGACGGCTATGGTCGGCATCGGGTCAAgcagccgcctcgctgtGATCTTCTGGAACATGTCGATCACTTCGTTGCTCTTGGCCGAGTACTTGGCATGGAAGATAATCACAAGACCCTTTGTGTTGCTCTGCAGTGCTTCGCGGTAGTTGCTAAGCGTCAAAAAGCGCAACCCGTACACGGCCGCGGCGTTGAAGGCGCGGGCGGACATGACGTTTGGCGACATAATAGGCGTACAGGCACTCCTTGGGGTGGTGttgcacgcgtgtgcactGACCAGCATCACGCTTGGGGACGCGGTGGACGCTCCCTCGTCGGTTAACGTTTTGCTGAATGTCGGCGAGAGTTTTAGCAGGGGAGTGGTCACAATGGCGTCGGACGGCTTTCCCTTGCTAACCGACGTTGAAGTGAACTGCTTCTGCAGCCTCTGAAAGTTGAACTCATCTATTTTCGCATTGCTAGCTATTGGTGAGTCACTAGCAGGGACAGGGTCGTGCCTATTGGGGGCTGCCGCGCCCACGGTGGCGCTGACGATGTATCTCGGATGACGCAGCGAGCCTACGcacgagcgcggcgccaccgttGAGGTGAATGTGTCCAACGGCTGCAGTCTCTCCGTCGGCTCGAGGTAGGTGTGCGGGGGGAGCAGCCACGGCGTGTGCACCACGTCATCGGCCCCTTCATTGGGGGCAAGATCAGCGCACATAGGCAGCACGTACTCCCGCACGTACACCTCGTACTCCTTGTTGATCTGAATCACGTAGTCGGCTCGGTGCCAGTTCCACGAAAAATACATGGGTACAAGCGTGTTGAGAATAGACAGCAGGTGTTCCACCGACTTTTCCGGGTCGCAGCAGGACATTCCGGCCTCCACATCACGCTTGTCAGTGTGATTTTCAGATGAGTGCGCCGCGCATCCGTCATCAGAGGTGTCTTCGCTAGAGTCTTTCGCGTCGCACCCGAGGTGTACGGCGAGATCGGGGGAGTTGATGCAGTAGGAAGCACGCTTGCGAATATGCCGGATGAGACGGGATCGGTCTTGCGCAAAGCGAATCGCCCACTTGTGGCACAGCTCTTTTAGCAGCTCGGGGTTTTCACGTGTAAGAAAGAGCATCGTACAACACGCGGCAAGCTTCGCCACGTACATGTACGGCGGATGCTCGATCGCCTTGAGCACGTACTCGACAAAAGGCACGTAAGGAGGTGGCGATTGCATCGTCATGCtgagtgggggaggagacCAAGCAGAGGGGAAGTGAACCTGACAGAGggagcacacatacacactaggacgaaaaaaagagagtGTGGTTTTCTGAGCGCCAATACCAAGCCgaaacgcacgcacgaaAACTACCAAAAAAACCCTCGACACACGCCGAGATTTTCGTCGGTTTCGCCTTGCTGTACCCACTTCTTCTTCGTTTACTTCTCGCGTtgcaccccaccctctcctcctcaccgcAAAGATTGGGGCGAATGGACCACCGTTCTCGATACACCGAGACTCGTTGAGAGGCAAAGAGCGCAGAGACAACAGAAAGCAAGTGCGACTTCGCGCGTGAAGAAGTAACcagagaaggaaagagagaggaacaTACACAGAGAAAGTGGTAGAtaaagagagagcgcgcgaaAAAAATGAATCACTTGTGGAGGCTAGGGGCGCCAAAAGAAATGGAGTTCAAAGGTG
The window above is part of the Leishmania mexicana MHOM/GT/2001/U1103 complete genome, chromosome 33 genome. Proteins encoded here:
- a CDS encoding putative amastin-like surface protein is translated as MAYSVPLILYVIIQLAALLLLLVGTPIEMFRVMVPNGDPICITLWGSPYTCRSSDYLLYIEMLYGTCPSRVSRFRVAQAFVIISIAVYLAAFTAGLTLLFCCSFLRVVCLALNVVGAGTLCVVWVAMVVTYNKVDGPQCSRLKDRGTLGVGLILLVVAWILDIINIIFLLIPSQVRESVESVNSKEYTEQE
- a CDS encoding putative amastin-like surface protein, giving the protein MALFQDPSSRWCLNAPMTYSVLLLVYVILQFIAFFFVLVATPIEMFRVGGPPGNTVCITLWGRKVSCTSLGYSYFVETIWRDCINRRNRFRAAQGCAFISILVYGGAFVASFAILYGYSFIRWVCLALNVVGIVSVCIVWAAMAVSYKKKDGLCSAIKDDGTYGAGFVLFVIAWILDIINTVILLLPCTVTESDEDKHTKQPAAEE
- a CDS encoding tuzin-like protein, whose protein sequence is MRRGFAGNCLCGFGGRNRAGAAALSRVSLFGCRLPAASGGCGGVVCVLSHGGHWRECEGXTPGPLPSPRKRWNSLEGLLAGVGPTHPASVFDDGPVALGRLVSKLS